One window from the genome of Cryobacterium sp. GrIS_2_6 encodes:
- a CDS encoding ABC transporter ATP-binding protein: protein MSVPVLSAQVIGKSYGSGANRFDALKGVSLDIQAGESVAIVGKSGSGKSTLMHLLALLDDPDSGVLLVEGTDAKKLKAKELNRLRNQDFGFVFQQFFLTANATVLENVVLPLTIAGVGAKERKARGMAALEQLELADKAKNKAKNLSGGQKQRAVIARALVNNPKVIFADEPTGNLDSATGTVVEDILFKLNKANGITLIIVTHDTELAARCDRQIFIRDGLEETAGSPTGTHKRGGAHS from the coding sequence ATGAGTGTTCCCGTCCTGTCCGCGCAGGTCATAGGCAAGTCCTATGGGAGTGGAGCCAACCGCTTTGATGCGCTCAAGGGCGTTTCCCTCGACATCCAGGCCGGCGAGTCCGTTGCCATCGTCGGGAAGAGCGGCTCGGGCAAGTCGACGCTCATGCACCTTCTCGCGCTCCTCGACGATCCAGACTCCGGCGTTCTCCTTGTCGAAGGCACAGACGCAAAGAAACTGAAGGCGAAGGAACTCAACCGGCTCCGCAACCAGGACTTCGGTTTCGTTTTCCAGCAGTTCTTCCTCACCGCGAATGCGACTGTGCTGGAAAACGTCGTCCTCCCCCTCACGATCGCCGGCGTCGGGGCCAAGGAACGCAAGGCCCGCGGCATGGCCGCACTGGAACAGCTCGAACTGGCCGACAAGGCCAAGAACAAGGCGAAGAACCTCTCCGGCGGCCAGAAGCAGCGCGCGGTCATCGCGCGCGCGCTCGTGAACAACCCCAAGGTCATCTTCGCCGACGAGCCCACCGGAAACCTCGACTCCGCCACCGGAACGGTCGTGGAAGACATCCTCTTCAAGCTCAACAAGGCGAACGGCATCACGCTCATCATCGTGACCCACGACACAGAGCTCGCAGCCCGCTGCGACCGCCAGATCTTCATCCGCGACGGCCTCGAAGAGACCGCCGGCTCCCCCACGGGAACTCACAAGAGAGGCGGGGCCCACTCGTGA
- a CDS encoding MBL fold metallo-hydrolase: MKLTKLEHAALIVEVAGRKLYIDPGSYTTALTDTARADAIVITHEHPDHWTPEQLERIIAFSPDVRIFGPAGVVAAASGYPVEVVHDGDTVTVGEFALRFFGRTHAVIHSSIPVIDNVGVLVNDRLYYAGDSFTVPAGVDVDTLAVPAGAPWLKISEVIDYVLAVKPRRTFPTHEMLLSRAGKDLSNLRITAATERVDGEFFALEPNESLDL; this comes from the coding sequence ATGAAACTGACCAAGCTCGAGCACGCGGCCCTGATCGTCGAGGTAGCGGGACGCAAGCTCTACATCGATCCTGGTTCCTACACGACGGCATTGACCGACACGGCACGGGCGGATGCCATCGTCATCACCCACGAGCACCCGGACCACTGGACCCCCGAACAGCTCGAACGCATCATCGCGTTCAGCCCCGACGTGCGGATCTTCGGACCGGCGGGGGTCGTAGCAGCGGCATCGGGATACCCCGTCGAAGTCGTCCACGACGGCGACACCGTGACGGTCGGCGAGTTCGCCCTGCGCTTCTTCGGGCGCACCCACGCCGTCATCCACTCCTCGATCCCCGTGATCGACAACGTCGGCGTGCTCGTCAACGACAGGTTGTACTACGCCGGCGATTCCTTCACGGTCCCGGCAGGGGTGGATGTCGACACGCTCGCCGTTCCGGCCGGCGCGCCCTGGTTGAAGATCAGTGAAGTGATCGACTACGTGCTCGCCGTGAAGCCGCGCCGCACCTTCCCGACCCACGAAATGCTGCTGTCGCGCGCAGGCAAGGACCTCTCCAATCTGCGCATCACCGCGGCGACCGAACGGGTCGACGGCGAGTTCTTCGCCCTCGAACCGAACGAGTCCCTCGACCTCTGA
- a CDS encoding DUF3105 domain-containing protein, with amino-acid sequence MARDTPQQSDDHSADGGHEAPPATVKQQQAVRRAEKVATLKREQSRAKRNRKIGSAAAWSAAGIVGLVIVLVVTTSGAPKNAAAPTSVDGVQTFPNQTSQHVTGTVKYNPLPPVGGDHSVTLLNCGVYSENVPNENAVHSLEHGAVWVTYDASTVTGDQLAALRKEIPSTYAILSPFAGLPSSIVASAWGARLDISDPSDPRLAAFIATYRGATTAPEPGSPCTGGLDGPGKMS; translated from the coding sequence ATGGCGCGAGACACTCCCCAACAATCGGATGACCACTCAGCTGACGGAGGTCACGAAGCCCCGCCGGCCACAGTCAAGCAGCAACAAGCCGTTCGTCGGGCAGAAAAGGTCGCCACCCTGAAGCGCGAACAATCAAGAGCGAAACGGAACCGAAAGATCGGAAGCGCCGCAGCCTGGTCCGCCGCCGGGATCGTCGGGCTCGTCATCGTCCTCGTCGTCACAACCAGCGGCGCCCCCAAGAACGCGGCAGCACCGACATCCGTTGACGGCGTACAAACCTTCCCGAACCAGACCTCCCAGCACGTCACCGGAACGGTGAAATACAATCCGCTGCCACCGGTAGGCGGAGACCACTCCGTCACGCTCCTGAACTGTGGCGTATATTCCGAGAACGTCCCCAACGAAAATGCAGTGCACTCGCTCGAGCACGGAGCCGTGTGGGTCACCTACGACGCTTCAACAGTGACGGGCGATCAGCTCGCAGCTCTGCGCAAGGAGATCCCCTCCACATACGCGATCCTGTCTCCGTTCGCCGGTCTCCCGTCGTCGATCGTCGCATCGGCTTGGGGCGCGCGGCTCGACATCAGCGACCCGTCCGACCCCCGGCTCGCAGCATTCATTGCCACGTACCGCGGGGCCACAACCGCTCCGGAACCGGGTTCGCCCTGCACCGGAGGTCTTGACGGTCCCGGCAAAATGTCCTGA
- a CDS encoding peroxiredoxin family protein: MSSAPKSTQESPATRSRRPGWFGWITGLLIAGIVLAGLYSVFASANTPKTAAAGTTTQSTYDVGTPGIGQVAPGFTLADNSGGQVSLADYSGKNVLLFFQEGLACEPCWTQISSLETDAAKLQAAGIDAVVSITTDPAQQIARKTTDMGLKTPVLSDPDLVTSKKYQANEFGMMGTSTDGHSFILVGTDGTIKWRADYGGAPKYTMFVPVDQLLLDLKTDTTS, from the coding sequence ATGAGTTCCGCTCCCAAGAGCACCCAAGAGTCACCGGCCACCCGATCACGCCGCCCCGGCTGGTTCGGCTGGATCACCGGGCTCCTGATCGCCGGCATCGTCCTCGCCGGCCTCTACAGCGTCTTCGCCAGCGCCAACACCCCAAAGACGGCAGCCGCCGGCACGACGACGCAGTCCACGTACGACGTCGGAACCCCCGGAATCGGTCAGGTCGCACCAGGCTTCACCCTCGCCGACAACTCCGGCGGACAGGTGTCCCTGGCCGACTACTCCGGGAAGAACGTGTTGCTCTTCTTCCAGGAGGGCCTGGCCTGCGAACCATGCTGGACGCAGATCAGCAGCCTGGAAACGGACGCCGCGAAGCTCCAGGCCGCGGGAATCGACGCCGTCGTGTCCATCACAACCGACCCGGCCCAGCAAATCGCCCGGAAAACCACAGACATGGGCCTGAAAACCCCGGTCCTGTCCGACCCCGACCTGGTCACATCGAAAAAGTACCAGGCCAACGAATTCGGAATGATGGGCACCAGCACCGATGGCCACAGCTTCATCCTCGTCGGCACCGACGGCACGATCAAATGGCGCGCCGACTACGGCGGGGCTCCGAAGTACACCATGTTCGTGCCCGTCGACCAGCTTCTCCTCGACCTGAAGACCGATACGACGTCATGA
- a CDS encoding cytochrome c biogenesis protein CcdA, whose protein sequence is MENLLFGGTLLAAFLGGLVALLAPCCVSVMLPAYLASGMRRRSGIVGATLVFAAGVATIIVPIGLGATALIGLISGQHAIVFTIAATAMLIGGIAMLFGWKLQLPMLARRVPAGHGLASVYGLGVFSGAASSCCAPVLIGVAVLSGATASFPAALAVGLTYVAGMVAPLAVLALVWDRRDWGSSKWLQGRQITLRLGRFRRSLAVGSFASAVLLIVMAILTYIQAAVGPGMTSGSWLAQFGADLQHSVSVATKALAWLPGWAVAIALVAGAGYFVWRATGHTESTPHDPITAATTDPPPSSDTNSSCCTDAASETSTPSGQEATK, encoded by the coding sequence ATGGAAAATCTACTGTTCGGCGGCACTCTGCTCGCCGCCTTCCTCGGTGGCCTGGTTGCCCTGCTCGCGCCCTGTTGCGTGTCGGTGATGTTACCCGCCTACCTGGCATCGGGAATGCGCCGGCGTTCCGGCATCGTGGGAGCGACCCTGGTCTTCGCTGCCGGGGTCGCCACGATCATCGTGCCGATCGGGTTGGGCGCTACGGCCTTGATCGGCCTGATCTCCGGCCAGCACGCGATCGTCTTCACTATCGCCGCGACGGCGATGCTGATTGGTGGTATTGCGATGCTGTTCGGCTGGAAGCTGCAGCTTCCCATGCTCGCCCGCCGCGTTCCCGCCGGTCACGGCCTCGCCTCCGTCTACGGACTCGGAGTGTTCTCCGGTGCGGCGAGCTCCTGCTGCGCTCCGGTGCTGATCGGCGTAGCGGTTCTCTCGGGCGCAACGGCCTCGTTCCCCGCGGCCCTGGCCGTTGGCCTCACCTATGTGGCCGGAATGGTCGCCCCCCTCGCCGTCCTGGCGCTGGTCTGGGACCGTAGGGACTGGGGCTCAAGCAAGTGGCTTCAGGGACGCCAGATCACCCTGCGCCTGGGCAGGTTCCGTCGCAGCCTCGCCGTCGGCAGCTTCGCCTCCGCCGTCCTACTGATCGTGATGGCCATCCTCACGTATATCCAGGCCGCCGTCGGACCCGGCATGACCTCCGGCAGCTGGCTCGCCCAGTTCGGCGCTGACCTGCAACACAGTGTCTCCGTCGCGACCAAGGCCCTCGCCTGGCTTCCCGGCTGGGCCGTCGCGATCGCGCTGGTTGCCGGAGCCGGCTACTTCGTCTGGCGCGCCACCGGCCACACGGAATCGACGCCTCACGACCCAATCACTGCGGCAACCACCGACCCGCCCCCTTCCTCCGACACCAACTCCTCGTGCTGCACTGATGCCGCCTCCGAAACCTCCACACCCTCAGGACAGGAAGCCACCAAATGA
- a CDS encoding M48 family metalloprotease, with protein sequence MIVALSLALYAIALSVAVPPLLLRSNWVDRAPRLAIATWQALTVAVVGSLALAGLSFAIPIAGLGGKGIIEVLQACAMALQQQYSTPIGAAVGIGGALLAGAVVTRSFWGLASTGARMSRERNAHRRVLDMVGRPDIDRDIVILDSAEAAVYCMPGIHRRTVVTTAALHALTDEELIAVLAHERAHLAERHDLAVAFSVALSQAFHGLPPFRLAARETARLIELRADDVAAARTHRLTIAAALLAVVAVPPHAVPAVALGAGGTGAAARVRRLLPPRQSVGLFPACAVSVAIALLLIAPGLALGWPAITSADHALCPAEPATSLSASLSPTSGSAPSPAPAAHAPCAVDSMDEGRFSS encoded by the coding sequence GTGATCGTCGCACTCTCGTTGGCCCTGTACGCGATCGCACTGTCCGTTGCCGTACCCCCGCTCCTGCTGCGGTCGAATTGGGTCGATCGAGCGCCCCGGCTTGCAATCGCGACGTGGCAGGCCCTGACGGTCGCGGTCGTGGGCTCACTGGCCCTCGCCGGACTGTCGTTTGCGATTCCGATCGCCGGCCTCGGCGGGAAGGGCATCATCGAAGTCCTGCAGGCCTGCGCGATGGCGTTGCAGCAGCAGTATTCGACACCGATCGGAGCCGCCGTCGGGATCGGCGGGGCTCTGCTGGCCGGGGCTGTTGTCACTCGCTCTTTCTGGGGCCTGGCCTCAACGGGTGCCCGGATGTCACGGGAGCGCAATGCACATCGTCGGGTTCTGGACATGGTTGGTCGCCCGGATATCGATCGCGACATCGTTATCCTCGACTCGGCGGAAGCGGCGGTTTACTGCATGCCGGGAATCCACCGGCGGACCGTCGTCACAACGGCCGCACTGCATGCCTTGACGGACGAGGAGCTCATCGCGGTTTTGGCCCATGAGCGCGCACACCTCGCTGAGCGGCATGACCTTGCCGTGGCCTTCTCCGTGGCACTGTCCCAGGCCTTTCACGGGCTCCCGCCTTTCCGTTTGGCGGCGCGAGAAACCGCGCGTCTGATCGAACTTCGTGCCGATGACGTCGCGGCTGCACGAACTCACCGTCTCACGATCGCGGCCGCGCTCCTGGCCGTCGTTGCCGTGCCGCCGCACGCAGTTCCGGCCGTCGCTCTCGGAGCCGGTGGGACCGGGGCTGCGGCCCGCGTCCGCCGGCTCCTCCCTCCACGCCAATCCGTGGGCCTCTTCCCCGCGTGCGCCGTATCGGTCGCGATCGCGCTCCTACTGATCGCGCCCGGACTCGCCCTTGGCTGGCCGGCCATCACAAGCGCGGATCACGCTTTGTGCCCCGCCGAGCCGGCAACCAGCCTGTCGGCCTCCCTTTCTCCGACTTCCGGAAGCGCGCCTTCGCCTGCGCCTGCTGCGCATGCCCCGTGTGCCGTCGACAGCATGGACGAGGGTCGCTTCTCCAGCTGA
- a CDS encoding BlaI/MecI/CopY family transcriptional regulator, producing MAKFGDLENAIMNEVWQAENPLLVREILDRLNRGLAYNTVQTVTEILNRKGWLSKERDGRAFRYGPAATREDYVSGLIREALSFADDRAAALVGFVDEMPDGEAAELRRLLVAAQDNESKS from the coding sequence GTGGCGAAGTTCGGTGATCTGGAAAACGCGATCATGAACGAGGTCTGGCAAGCCGAGAATCCATTGCTGGTGCGCGAGATCCTCGACAGGCTCAATCGTGGGCTCGCATACAACACCGTGCAAACGGTCACCGAGATCCTCAATCGCAAAGGCTGGCTCAGCAAGGAACGGGACGGCCGCGCATTCCGCTATGGTCCCGCCGCCACCCGGGAGGACTACGTGTCCGGACTCATCCGCGAGGCGCTGTCCTTCGCCGACGACCGGGCTGCAGCGCTCGTGGGTTTTGTCGACGAAATGCCCGACGGCGAGGCGGCCGAACTCCGCCGCCTACTCGTTGCCGCGCAGGACAACGAGTCGAAGTCGTGA
- a CDS encoding DUF305 domain-containing protein produces the protein MISLRIPLLAATALAAAIALSACSAGATTAGSASASASSTPAASTAVFNDSDVSFAMPMVEHHQQAITMAQTMLDKTGVDPRVTALAEQIKAAQGPEITMMNSWVTAWGATATNMPGMDMGSGSMTGGDMAALDAATGPAADKLFLQQMIQHHQGAIHMANVELKDGQNPDAQALATKIIADQTAQIKQMQDILATL, from the coding sequence ATGATTTCCCTTCGCATTCCCCTCCTGGCCGCCACCGCACTAGCCGCAGCCATCGCCCTGTCCGCATGCTCGGCCGGCGCCACCACGGCCGGCAGCGCCAGTGCATCCGCTTCATCCACCCCCGCCGCATCGACGGCGGTGTTCAACGATTCCGACGTATCGTTCGCCATGCCGATGGTCGAGCACCACCAGCAGGCGATCACCATGGCCCAGACCATGCTCGACAAGACCGGGGTCGATCCTCGCGTCACCGCGCTTGCCGAGCAGATCAAGGCGGCCCAGGGGCCGGAGATCACGATGATGAACTCCTGGGTCACGGCGTGGGGTGCGACCGCAACCAACATGCCCGGAATGGACATGGGCTCCGGTTCTATGACCGGTGGGGACATGGCCGCGCTGGACGCCGCGACCGGGCCGGCCGCCGACAAGCTCTTCCTCCAGCAGATGATCCAGCACCACCAGGGCGCGATCCACATGGCCAATGTCGAGCTCAAGGACGGGCAGAACCCGGACGCACAGGCGCTCGCGACGAAGATCATCGCCGACCAGACGGCGCAGATCAAGCAGATGCAGGACATCCTCGCCACCCTGTAG